The following proteins come from a genomic window of Salinivibrio kushneri:
- the cysM gene encoding cysteine synthase CysM produces the protein MADFPTLEDYVGQTPLVRLQRLAAATGSTVLVKLEGNNPAGSVKDRPALNMIVQAEARGDIQPGDTLIEATSGNTGIALAMAAAIKGYRLILIMPENATQERKDAMRAYGSELILVSQAAGMEGARDLALSMQAQGKGKVLDQFNNPDNWQAHLTGTGPEIWQQSQQQITHFIASMGTTGTIVGTSKYLKTQNPAIKTIGLQPTEGSAIPGIRRWPAEYLPGIYTDEHIDEVMDISEQDAKETARALAREEGICAGVSSGGAVFAALQVAKAEPGSVVVAIVCDRGDRYLSSGLFS, from the coding sequence GTGGCTGATTTCCCCACGCTTGAAGATTATGTGGGTCAGACCCCTTTGGTGCGCTTGCAGCGCCTAGCCGCAGCGACAGGCAGCACTGTTTTGGTCAAACTCGAGGGCAATAACCCGGCCGGTTCGGTGAAAGACAGACCCGCACTTAATATGATCGTGCAAGCAGAAGCACGGGGAGATATCCAACCGGGCGATACCTTGATTGAAGCGACCAGTGGCAACACTGGGATCGCGCTGGCGATGGCAGCGGCGATTAAAGGCTATCGACTGATTTTAATCATGCCTGAAAACGCTACACAGGAGCGCAAAGATGCCATGCGAGCCTATGGCAGTGAGCTTATCCTCGTCTCTCAAGCGGCGGGGATGGAAGGCGCACGCGATTTAGCTTTATCCATGCAGGCACAGGGTAAGGGCAAAGTGTTGGATCAGTTTAATAACCCGGATAACTGGCAGGCGCACTTAACGGGTACGGGCCCAGAAATTTGGCAACAAAGCCAGCAACAAATCACCCACTTTATCGCCAGCATGGGCACCACAGGCACCATTGTGGGAACCTCAAAGTACCTAAAAACGCAAAACCCCGCGATTAAAACCATTGGCTTACAGCCTACCGAAGGGAGTGCGATCCCTGGTATTCGGCGCTGGCCGGCTGAGTATTTACCTGGCATTTATACCGACGAGCATATCGACGAGGTGATGGACATTTCTGAGCAAGATGCGAAAGAGACTGCGCGCGCCCTCGCCAGAGAAGAGGGTATATGTGCAGGTGTTAGCTCGGGTGGCGCGGTGTTTGCGGCCCTGCAAGTCGCGAAAGCCGAACCCGGCTCTGTGGTGGTGGCCATTGTTTGCGATCGCGGTGATCGTTATTTGTCGTCGGGACTGTTTTCATAA
- a CDS encoding ArsR/SmtB family transcription factor, translating to MAESTVPFEAESVPDMDISAMREQASLVATMLKVMAHPERLIVLCQLLAGEMSVGQLLQGSRLSQSAFSQHLSVLKRHQLVKVRKSSQQVFYQLNDPNVAAIIATLQRLYCA from the coding sequence ATGGCAGAGTCAACGGTGCCGTTTGAGGCAGAAAGCGTACCGGATATGGACATCAGTGCCATGCGAGAGCAAGCGTCTCTCGTGGCGACCATGTTGAAAGTGATGGCCCATCCTGAGCGATTAATTGTGCTATGCCAGCTTTTGGCGGGAGAGATGTCGGTGGGGCAATTGTTGCAAGGGTCGCGCCTGAGTCAGTCCGCGTTTTCTCAGCACCTTAGCGTGCTTAAGCGGCATCAACTGGTCAAGGTACGTAAGTCATCGCAGCAGGTGTTTTATCAGCTCAATGACCCCAACGTCGCGGCGATTATCGCTACCTTACAGCGGCTTTATTGTGCCTGA
- the cysP gene encoding thiosulfate ABC transporter substrate-binding protein CysP: protein MKVFKTLALSALLATSAAPVSAAEQTLLNSSYDIARELFADYNPLFAAHWQEKTGESVTIKQSHGGSSAQARAIMQGLQADVVTFNQVTDVQVLYDRGKLIDKNWKENFPNSSSPYYSTTAFLVRKGNPKNIENWDDLAKDDVASVFPNPKTSGNARYTYLAALGYAQKAFGKNNTEQQDQFLKQLLANVAVFDTGGRGATTSFVERGIGDVLVTFESEVNNIRQQYGSDKYDIVVPKTSILAEFPVAVVERNAKRNGTTELATEYLSYLYSEKAQRLLADFNYRVHHPDVVKDNADRFPEVELLTVEAIAGSWDQAMKTHFASGGKLDQLQRR, encoded by the coding sequence ATGAAGGTATTCAAAACTCTGGCTCTTTCGGCTTTGCTTGCCACCAGCGCGGCGCCGGTATCTGCCGCCGAGCAAACCCTCTTGAATTCATCTTACGACATCGCACGGGAGCTTTTTGCTGATTACAATCCACTGTTTGCGGCGCACTGGCAAGAAAAAACCGGAGAGTCGGTGACCATTAAGCAGTCGCATGGTGGATCCTCGGCGCAGGCACGCGCCATCATGCAAGGGCTGCAAGCGGATGTTGTCACCTTCAACCAAGTCACGGATGTGCAGGTGCTGTACGATCGCGGCAAGTTGATCGACAAAAACTGGAAAGAGAATTTCCCCAACAGTAGCTCGCCGTACTACTCCACCACCGCGTTTTTGGTGCGCAAGGGCAACCCAAAGAATATTGAAAATTGGGATGATTTGGCCAAGGACGACGTTGCTTCTGTTTTCCCGAATCCAAAAACCTCCGGTAATGCGCGTTATACCTATCTTGCCGCACTCGGTTATGCGCAAAAGGCGTTCGGAAAAAACAACACCGAGCAACAAGACCAATTTTTGAAACAGCTTCTCGCCAATGTGGCGGTGTTTGATACCGGTGGCCGCGGCGCAACCACCTCATTTGTTGAACGTGGCATTGGCGATGTGCTGGTCACCTTTGAATCAGAAGTCAACAATATCCGCCAGCAATATGGTAGCGACAAGTACGATATTGTGGTGCCTAAAACCTCGATTTTGGCTGAGTTCCCCGTCGCCGTGGTAGAGCGTAACGCCAAACGCAACGGCACCACTGAGTTGGCAACCGAGTATCTGTCTTACCTATACAGTGAAAAAGCACAGCGCTTATTGGCCGATTTTAACTACCGTGTCCATCACCCTGACGTGGTCAAAGACAATGCCGATCGTTTCCCTGAAGTCGAATTGCTGACCGTGGAAGCTATCGCAGGGAGTTGGGACCAGGCCATGAAAACGCACTTTGCCAGTGGCGGAAAACTCGACCAACTGCAACGCCGTTAA
- a CDS encoding FAD-dependent oxidoreductase: MTKIVIIGGVAGGASAAARARRLSEEAEIIMFERGPYVSFANCGLPYHIGGDITDRSKLLLQTPDSFRARFNVDVRINSTVTAINREAKTVTVTRADGSDYQESYDKLLLSPGAAPIMPPIPGLDNPLTHSLRNIPDMDAILHTIDMNNPSHATVVGGGFIGLEMMEALHQRGIKTTLLEMADQVMTPVDREMAGFVHQTIRDHGVDLHLGTALESAEFIPTTHVASDDAGEPSEPQHLEGALRLTLNNGDKLDTELLIMAVGVKPEVALAQQAGLAIGEKGGIVVNSTLQTQDPDIYAVGDAVEEIDFVTHKPTLVPLAGPANRQGRMAADNMLGSTEHYLGTQGTAICKVFDLAVASVGQNEKQLKHADIDYQKVYVHAASHAGYYPGAEVVSFKLLFAPDTGAILGAQAVGKDGIDKRIDVMAVAQRAGMTVEQLQHLELTYAPPYGSAKDVINQAAFVATNILKGDATPIHFDEVDNLSDEQVLLDVRNAPERENGQLIEGDVHIPVDELRGRIDELPKDKEIVVYCQVGLRGNVAYRQLVNHGFKARNLIGGYRTYKFAKA, from the coding sequence ATGACCAAAATCGTGATTATTGGCGGCGTCGCCGGTGGCGCTTCTGCCGCCGCTCGCGCCCGTCGTTTAAGTGAAGAAGCCGAAATCATCATGTTCGAACGGGGCCCTTACGTCTCGTTCGCGAACTGTGGTTTGCCTTATCATATCGGCGGTGACATTACCGACCGCAGTAAACTCTTGCTGCAAACCCCGGACAGTTTCCGCGCCCGCTTTAATGTGGACGTGCGCATCAACAGTACGGTCACTGCGATTAACCGCGAGGCCAAAACCGTCACCGTCACCCGTGCCGATGGCAGCGACTACCAAGAAAGCTACGACAAATTGCTATTAAGCCCAGGCGCGGCCCCGATCATGCCGCCTATTCCTGGCTTAGATAACCCGCTAACCCACTCGCTCCGCAATATTCCAGACATGGATGCGATTTTGCATACCATTGATATGAATAATCCCAGCCATGCGACTGTCGTCGGCGGGGGCTTTATTGGTCTTGAGATGATGGAAGCGCTGCATCAACGCGGGATTAAAACCACCCTGTTGGAAATGGCCGATCAGGTGATGACGCCGGTTGACCGAGAAATGGCGGGATTTGTCCATCAAACCATTCGCGATCACGGGGTGGATTTACACCTAGGTACCGCGCTGGAGTCCGCCGAGTTTATTCCCACCACGCATGTTGCCAGTGATGATGCCGGCGAGCCCAGTGAGCCTCAGCATCTGGAAGGCGCTTTACGTCTGACCCTCAATAATGGCGACAAACTGGATACCGAACTTTTGATCATGGCGGTTGGGGTTAAGCCTGAAGTCGCGCTGGCGCAACAAGCGGGGCTTGCCATTGGTGAAAAAGGCGGCATTGTCGTCAACAGTACTCTGCAAACCCAAGATCCCGATATTTACGCGGTCGGCGATGCAGTGGAAGAGATTGACTTTGTGACCCATAAACCAACATTAGTGCCACTGGCGGGTCCGGCGAACCGTCAAGGGCGGATGGCCGCTGACAACATGCTAGGAAGCACTGAGCATTATCTCGGCACCCAAGGCACCGCCATCTGCAAAGTGTTTGATCTCGCGGTGGCGTCAGTGGGCCAAAATGAGAAACAACTTAAGCACGCTGACATCGATTACCAAAAAGTGTATGTCCACGCCGCCAGTCATGCCGGTTACTATCCTGGCGCAGAGGTTGTCTCATTTAAGCTGCTGTTTGCTCCGGATACCGGTGCGATTTTAGGCGCGCAAGCCGTGGGTAAAGACGGTATTGATAAACGCATTGATGTCATGGCCGTGGCACAGCGTGCTGGCATGACCGTTGAGCAGCTCCAACATCTCGAGCTCACCTACGCGCCGCCGTATGGCAGTGCCAAAGATGTGATTAACCAAGCGGCGTTTGTGGCCACCAATATTCTTAAAGGTGACGCAACGCCGATCCACTTTGATGAGGTAGACAACCTCTCCGACGAGCAAGTGCTACTCGATGTGCGCAATGCGCCAGAGCGCGAAAACGGTCAGTTGATTGAGGGCGATGTGCACATTCCGGTCGACGAACTACGTGGACGCATCGATGAACTACCGAAAGACAAAGAAATTGTGGTGTACTGCCAAGTCGGCCTCAGAGGCAATGTCGCCTATCGCCAACTGGTCAATCATGGTTTTAAAGCTCGCAACTTAATTGGGGGCTATCGCACCTACAAGTTTGCCAAGGCATAG
- a CDS encoding YgaP family membrane protein codes for MTIDNGVRVIAGMMVLLSVVLTLTVHSQFVWLTVFVGVNLIQSAFTGICPAAFFLKKLGLSNA; via the coding sequence ATGACAATTGATAATGGCGTACGCGTAATCGCTGGCATGATGGTGCTACTTTCTGTCGTGCTTACCCTCACAGTTCACAGCCAATTTGTTTGGCTAACCGTCTTCGTTGGCGTAAACCTGATCCAAAGTGCGTTTACAGGGATTTGTCCGGCTGCCTTTTTCCTGAAAAAACTTGGACTCAGCAACGCTTAA